Below is a window of Cytobacillus firmus DNA.
CTCTGAAAGATAACAAGGATTTAAACTTTGAACTTCGAAAATTGTCTAGCGCAAGCAGCCTGCCCCCCTGAGGGTATTGGGGGTGGGCAAGGCGCTTGCGCTTTTCGTGGAAAGGAGCAAAAAATGAGCGATTATCTAGTAAAAGCACTTGCATATGATGGACAAGTCCGTGCCTATGCATCTTGCACTACCGAAACAGTTGGAGAGGGCCAGCGCAGACATTATACATGGCCAACTGCGTCAGCTGCTTTAGGAAGAGCCATGACGGCAGGCGTGATGATGGGTGCCATGCTGAAGGGCGATAACAAACTGACGATCAAAATCGAAGGCGGCGGCCCAATTGGGGCCATTCTGGTAGACAGCAATGCAAATGGAGAGGTTCGCGGATATGTAACAAACCCGCAGACGCACTTCGACCTTAATGAGCAGGGCAAGCTTGACGTGCGCCGTGCGGTCGGCACTGAAGGGACCCTGACGGTCGTGAAGGACATTGGAATGAGAGAACACTTCACAGGACAGGTTCCGCTGGTTTCGGGAGAACTTGGGGAAGATTTCACTTATTACTTCGTTACTTCTGAACAGGTTCCTTCATCCGTTGGAGTGGGGGTTCTCGTTAATCCTGATAACTCTATTCTTGCTGCTGGAGGATTCATTCTTCAGCTTATGCCGGGAACAGATGAAGAGACGATTACTTTAATTGAGAACAGACTGAAAGAAATCCCGCCTGTATCCAAATTGATTCAGCAGGGCTTAACGCCTGAAGAGCTATTGGAAACGATTCTTGGCAAAGATAATGTGAAGTTCCTCGAGAAGCTTCCAGTATCCTTCACTTGCACATGTTCAAAAGAGCGTTTTGCCAATGCGATTATCAGCCTCGGTGAAGACGAAATCCAGCAGATGATCGATGAAGACGGCCAGGCTGAAGCTTCCTGCCACTTCTGCAACGAGAAATATCATTATACAAAAGAAGAACTGGAAGAATTAAAAAACGAAGTAAAGTGATAAAATAAGCGTTTGCCGGTCTCCTAAAAGTCTGCCCTTTAGGCCGGGGCCAAACGCTTTTGTTTTTTGAACTTAGAGAAATGTCCAGCTTCAGTGCCTGCCTCCTCGATTGTCGAGGAGGGGATGGTGCTTGCGCTTTTCTTAGGGGGAGGAGCACTTGGAAAAGAGACAGCTTTTAATGATCATTGCCGGTTTAGTGTTACTGAATCTTATCACATTAGCCTTTTTGCTTTTTAAAGGCGATGGCAGCAGGGAAGCAGTAGCCAAAATCGGCGGAGAAAAAATCACTCGCCAGGATTGGATGAGTGAGATGGAAACGAAGTACGGAAAAAGCACCTTAAGCGAATTAATTGATCAGAAGGTCATTGAAGAAGCCGGGGAAAAATACGGGGTGAAAATCTCTGATAAGGCAGTAGACCTTGAGCTGAAAATGGTCAAGACGATGTATGGCGGCAATTTCACTGATGAGATGAGTGAAGACAAATGGCGCAGGCAAATCAAGAACAATCTTATTCTTGAAGAGCTGCTGACGTCTGATGTCTCTGTCTCAGAAGAGGAAATGAAGAGCTATTATGAAGAGAACAGCAGCCAATTTCATATTCCTGACACCTATCACATCTCTCAAATCATTGTAAAAACAAAAGAAGAAGCAGAACAGACAGTGAAGGAGCTGGAAGAAGGCTCCAGCTTCTCTGTGCTGGCGATGGAGCGATCCATTGATGAATTCACTGCCAACCTTGGGGGAAATGCAGGGTATGTCAGTGAAGATGATGAGCACATACCGGCAGAAGTACTGGAACAGGTCAAAGACCTGAAGCCCGGCAAATGGACTAAACCGGTTAAAACAGAAGATGGCTATGCTGTTGTCATGCTTCATGAGCATTTAAAGGGAGAAAAGTATTCCTTTAAAGAGGTAAAGAACATGATTCGCCGCCAGATAGCTCTTGAGCAGATGGATGTTCCTGTCTCTGCCAAGCCATTTTGGAAAGAGACGGATGTGGAATGGTTTTACGGTGAGCAGTAAATATAAAAACACGGAGCGAATTCCGTGTTTTTTTCTGCATAAATTGAGTATCATGAATAGAGATGGGTACTTATCTATAATGACAAAAGTATGAATTTTCTTTTAAATGGCAGTCAAATTCATTGACATTCCCATTGGAAATTGGTAAATTTAGATTAAACCAATAAAAATAGTCGGAAATAAGGAGTGGGGAAAATGGTACGTGTAGCAAATTCAATTTCAGATCTTGTTGGCCATACGCCAATTGTGAAACTAAACCGTCTAGTTGATGATAATAGCGCAGATGTTTATCTAAAATTGGAGTACATGAATCCGGGGAGCAGCGTAAAAGACCGTATTGCCCTGGCAATGATTACGGCTGCAGAGAAAGATGGAAGTCTTAAACCAGGTGATACCATCATTGAACCGACAAGCGGAAATACAGGAATTGGATTAGCGATGATTGCCGCAGCCAAAGGCTATAAAGCCGTTCTTGTGATGCCGGAGACAATGAGTATGGAGCGCCGCAATCTGCTGCGTGCTTACGGGGCTGACCTTGTCCTCACACCTGGACCGGAAGGAATGGGCGGTGCGATCCGCAAGGCGGAGGAGCTGGCAAAGGAACATGGCTATTTCGTTCCTCAGCAGTTTGAAAACCCTGCGAACCCTGAAGTTCACCGTTTAACAACTGGACCTGAAATTACAGAGCAAATGGGCGACCAGCTGGATGCCTTCATTTCCGGAATCGGAACAGGCGGAACCATTACAGGAGCCGGCCAGGTGCTTAAAGAAAAATATAAAAACATCAAAATTTACGCAGTGGAGCCAACTGATTCACCTGTCCTATCAGGCGGAAAGCCGGGCCCGCATAAAATCCAGGGCATTGGAGCGGGGTTTGTACCGGATACACTGGATACAAAGATTTATGATGAAGTAATCCAGATTGCGAACGATGAGGCATTTAATTATGCCCGCCGTGCGGCCAAAGAAGAAGGTATCCTTGGAGGAATTTCCTCCGGTGCGGCGATCAGTGCGGCACTGAAGGTCGCTAAAGAGCTTGGCAAGGGCAAAAAAGTTCTGGCCATTCTCCCAAGTAACGGCGAACGTTATTTAAGTACTCCTTTATACCAATTTGAAGCTGAATAATTGATAAGACAGCGGTCTCTGATGGCCGCTGTTTTTTGTGTAATAAAAATTATGAAAGCATGCCCCGTATCATGTATGATGAAAAAAGAGAAATATATAGGGGTGACTTTTAGTGAAGCATCTTCAGATCCATGCAAAAAAAATACCATACACATATAACCGGTTTTTCCGCACATACCGCTCGCTGTCTGAGGGATTGCCGCATCATGTTTTACTTGAAAGCGGACGGGGCGGCAGGTACAGTATTGCAGCTTTTGAGCCGGAAGCCATTTTAACAGGCAAAAATTCACAGCTTGAAATCACTGCAGACGGGGAAAAGCAGGTGCTCGAAGGCAACCCCCTTCACCTGATGCAGGAATGGCTGAATCAATATAATGCAGATAAGCTTGAAGAACTTCCTGACTTTCAGGGAGGTGCAATCGGGTTCATCAGCTATGACTACGCACGATATATCGAAAAGCTCCCAGATGAAGCCCGGGATGATCTGCAAATACCTGATATCCACTTTTTTATTTATAAAGATTGCTTTGTCTTTGATCATGAAACGGAACAGCTCTGGCTTCTATTCTTATATGAAAAAGGGGAAGAGCACTCGATCGAGGAACGGGCAGATAATTGGGAGCAGAGATGGAAGAATGAGAGCGGAGAGCCTTCTAAGAAAGCCGGATACAGACCGGCAGAACAAACACTTGGTGTATCCATGAACGAAGAAGAATTCCAGTCTGCTGTCCGAAGTGTTCAGGGTTATATTTCACAGGGAGATGTCTTTCAGGTGAATCTTTCGGTACGACAAAGCCGCCCGATACATATACAGGCTATGGATGTATACGAGCAGCTGAGGGTGTTAAATCCCTCTCCATACATGGGGTATTTCCATACACCTGCATACCAGCTTGTGAGCGCATCGCCTGAGCTGCTGATTAAGAAAAAAGGAAACACCGTCAGCACGCGGCCGATTGCCGGGACAAGATCCCGGGGGAAGGATCATGAGGAGGACCTCAAGCTCGCCAGTGAACTGATTGAAAATGAGAAAGAGCGTGCAGAGCACGTAATGCTGGTTGACCTGGAGAGAAATGACCTGGGCAGAGTCTGCGAATATGGGACAGTTGAAGTGGATGAGTTCATGGTCATTGAAAAATACTCACATGTGATGCATATCGTTTCCAATGTAAAAGGCGAGCTGGCAGAAGGCAAAAATGCAGTTGATATCATTGACGCTGTATTTCCCGGGGGAACGATTACGGGTGCCCCTAAGGTGCGCACCATGGAAATCATTGAAGAGCTTGAACCGGTCACAAGGGGACCATACACCGGCTCTCTTGGCTGGATCAATTTCAGCGGTGATCTTGAGCTGAATATCATCATCCGCACCATGCTCGTGAAAGATGGACAGGCCCATGTGCAGGCAGGTGCAGGCATTGTTATTGACTCTAATCCGAAAAATGAATACAAAGAGTCGCTGAAAAAGGCAATTGCTCTTTGGAAAGCAAAAGAACTCGCAGAACAGGCAAAAGGGGATCAGCTATGATTTATATGATCGATAATTATGATTCTTTTACGTATAATCTCGTACAGTATCTCGGTGAATTAGGCGAAGAGCTAGTTGTCAAAAGAAACGATGAAACATCGATTTCTGAAATAGGCAGTATGCAGCCGAAGTTCCTGATGATCTCTCCGGGTCCGTGCAGCCCGAATGAAGCAGGCATCAGCCTGAAAGCCATTGAAGCTTTTGCAGGCAAAATCCCGGTCTTTGGCGTTTGTCTTGGACATCAGTCAATTGCTCAAGTATTCGGAGGCGATGTGGTGCAGGCAGAGCGTCTGATGCATGGAAAAACCTCTGACATTTTTCATGATGGAAAGTCTATATTTAAAGACCTGCCCAACCCTTTTCCTGCTACCCGCTACCATTCGCTGATTGTCAAAAAGGAAACACTTCCTGAATGTCTTGAGGTTTCAGCATGGACAGCTGAGGGAGAGATTATGGCCATTCGCCATAAGGAATTGCCTGTAGAAGGTGTCCAATTCCACCCTGAGTCAATTATGACCACGGCCGGAAAGGAACTCCTTCAGAATTTTATTCAGCATTACAAAGCTTCACTGCAGGCAGAGGGGCTGTAAACCTTGTATATTTATATGAATGGGGAAATTGTCAGGAAAGAGGAGGCCAGGATCTCTCCTTTTGATCATGGCTTTTTATATGGAATGGGGCTGTTTGAGACGTTCCGTGTCTATAATGGGCATCCCTTTTTATTGGACGATCATCTGGAGAGGCTGAACCGAAGCCTTAAAGCGATAAATATCGAAGCATTTTATACCAGGGAACAGGTGCTCGCAGCGCTGGATATGCTGCTCGGAAAAAACGGATTCCATAATGCCTATATCCGGATGAATGTGTCAGCGGGTAACGGGGAGATTGGCCTGCAGACAGATTCGTACAAAAACCCGAATACGATTATTTTCTGCAAACCGCTTCCGCCAAGAAGTGCAAGCGCAGAAAAGCAGGCAGTGATGCTTGAGATTCCCCGCAATACACCTGAAGGGGCCGAACGTCTGAAGTCCCACCATTATTTAAATAACATTCTGGCTAAAAAGGAAGCGGGGGACGATCCAGGCATAGAAGGGATCTTCCTGACCAGGGATGGCTACCTGGCAGAAGGAATCACTTCGAACTTATTCTGGATTCGTGATGGCCATTTATTTACCCCGTCTCTTCATACCGGCATACTAAACGGCATTACCCGGGAATTTGTAATCAGGCTTGCCGGAAAGATGGGGATGAATGTGGAGGAAGGCCTGTACAGACCAGAAGCTGTAAGAGATGCGGATGAAGTTTTTGTCACGAACTCCATCCAGGAAATTGTGCCAATCTCCTCGTTTGACGGCCATTCAATGCCAGGGTTATCCGGGAAGAAAACATCGGAGCTCCAGATGCACTATGAAAACAACTGTGAACACTTATGGAGCAGGAATGAACTGTAGGAGGATTCAGAATGTCTAAAACAACAATTCAGTGTGGGCCATATACGCTAGATTACGGGAAGAAAACCATTGTAATGGGAATTTTAAATGCAACGCCTGACTCCTTTTCGGATGGCGGCAAATACTGTCATCAGGATCTGGCCGTCAAGCGTGCTTTGGAGATGGTTGAAAACGGAGCAGATATCATCGATGTCGGCGGAGAGTCAACCCGTCCGGGATTCGATCCGGTATCTGCAGATGAAGAGCTGAGACGTGTTCTTCCTGTTATCGAGGCAATTTCAAAAGAAGTGGATGTTCCGATATCCATTGATACCTATAAAGCTGAAGTCGCCAGGCAGGCCATTGAAGCCGGGGCCCATATCATCAATGATGTATGGGGAGCCAAAGCGGATCCTGAAATGGCATCAACCGCAGCGGAAACGGGAGCGCCGATCATCTTAATGCATAACCGCAAGGATATGGAATACACATCCTTTTTCCGTGATGTTATGAATGACCTGTACGAAAGCATTGCGCTTGTAAAGTCTGCAGGTGTTAAAGACGAGAATATTATCCTTGACCCGGGCATCGGCTTTGCTAAGGACTTGAACTATAATCTCGAAATGATGAGGGATTTGGATAAGCTTGTGGCCATCGGGTATCCTGTTCTGCTTGGCACATCGAAGAAGCGGATGATCGGAACCATTCTGGACCTTCCGGTTGAGGAGCGGACAGAAGGAACGGGAGCGACGGTTTGCTACGGCATCCAAAAGGGCTGCCAGATGATCCGCATTCATGATGTAAAGGAAATGAGCCGAATGGCTAAAATGATGGACGCTTTAATGGGAAAAGGTGAATACAATGGATAAAATTTATGTGAACCGAATGGAGTTTTATGGCTACCATGGTGTTTTTCCGGAAGAAACACGCCTTGGCCAGCGCTTTGCTGTAGATCTTACTGTCGAAGCAGACCTGAAAAAGGCGGGGGAAACCGATAATCTTGATGACTCCATCAACTATGGCGAGCTGTATGCAGTGTGCAAAGAGGTTGTGGAAGGGGAGCCCTATAAGCTGGTTGAAGCTGTAGCAGAAAAGCTGGCAGCAGAACTACTTTCCCGGTTCCCGCTTATTTTGCAGCTGACGGTCAAAGTGATCAAGCCTGATCCGCCTATTCCCGGCCACTATCAGTCGGTAGCCGTCGAGATTACGAGAGGCAGATCATGAGGAACACCGCTTTTATTGCGCTTGGCTCAAATATCGGAAGCCGGTTTGACCACTTGAAGAAAGCAGTTGAGATGATTGATCAGCTTCCGCAAACCCAAGTGGTAAATACTTCATCTGTTTATGAAACAGATCCGGTCGGTTATGAAGATCAAGAACAATTTCTGAATATGGCAATCCAAATTTCTACCGGCTTAGATCCTTTTGAATTGCTGGATGCGTGCCTTGATATCGAATTGAAACTTGGGAGAAAAAGGGAAATCCATTGGGGCCCGCGGACAATAGACCTTGACATTTTGCTGTATAGTCACGAAAATATTGAAACAGAGAAGCTAATAGTTCCTCATCCTCGGATGCATGAAAGAGCGTTTGTCCTTGTTCCTCTTTTAGAGGTTGATTCCAGCATCAGGCTTCCGAAGATGGAGCGGCCTTTAATTTCAATACTGGAAGATATACCTGACAGAGAGGGAGTACGGATATGGAAGCAGAAAAATGGGGAAGACGTATTCGCGCTTTTCGAAAGCTAAAAGGATTTACACAAGAAGGATTTGCAAGAGAGCTCGGTGTATCGGTTTCAATTTTAGGTGAAATTGAAAGAGGAAACCGCATGCCTGCACCGGCTTTAATCGAGCAGATCGCTCAGGCGCTTAAAGTGACACAGGAAGAATTGGCTCCCAGACAGGAGCAGGATTAATATATAAGTTTGAATAATTACAGAGGGAGGTGCAATTATGTTCAAAATAGGTGATATCGAGCTGAAAAACCGTGTGGTACTGGC
It encodes the following:
- the folK gene encoding 2-amino-4-hydroxy-6-hydroxymethyldihydropteridine diphosphokinase, whose amino-acid sequence is MRNTAFIALGSNIGSRFDHLKKAVEMIDQLPQTQVVNTSSVYETDPVGYEDQEQFLNMAIQISTGLDPFELLDACLDIELKLGRKREIHWGPRTIDLDILLYSHENIETEKLIVPHPRMHERAFVLVPLLEVDSSIRLPKMERPLISILEDIPDREGVRIWKQKNGEDVFALFES
- the folB gene encoding dihydroneopterin aldolase, with the protein product MDKIYVNRMEFYGYHGVFPEETRLGQRFAVDLTVEADLKKAGETDNLDDSINYGELYAVCKEVVEGEPYKLVEAVAEKLAAELLSRFPLILQLTVKVIKPDPPIPGHYQSVAVEITRGRS
- a CDS encoding helix-turn-helix domain-containing protein encodes the protein MEAEKWGRRIRAFRKLKGFTQEGFARELGVSVSILGEIERGNRMPAPALIEQIAQALKVTQEELAPRQEQD
- the cysK gene encoding cysteine synthase A is translated as MVRVANSISDLVGHTPIVKLNRLVDDNSADVYLKLEYMNPGSSVKDRIALAMITAAEKDGSLKPGDTIIEPTSGNTGIGLAMIAAAKGYKAVLVMPETMSMERRNLLRAYGADLVLTPGPEGMGGAIRKAEELAKEHGYFVPQQFENPANPEVHRLTTGPEITEQMGDQLDAFISGIGTGGTITGAGQVLKEKYKNIKIYAVEPTDSPVLSGGKPGPHKIQGIGAGFVPDTLDTKIYDEVIQIANDEAFNYARRAAKEEGILGGISSGAAISAALKVAKELGKGKKVLAILPSNGERYLSTPLYQFEAE
- the pabC gene encoding aminodeoxychorismate lyase, encoding MYIYMNGEIVRKEEARISPFDHGFLYGMGLFETFRVYNGHPFLLDDHLERLNRSLKAINIEAFYTREQVLAALDMLLGKNGFHNAYIRMNVSAGNGEIGLQTDSYKNPNTIIFCKPLPPRSASAEKQAVMLEIPRNTPEGAERLKSHHYLNNILAKKEAGDDPGIEGIFLTRDGYLAEGITSNLFWIRDGHLFTPSLHTGILNGITREFVIRLAGKMGMNVEEGLYRPEAVRDADEVFVTNSIQEIVPISSFDGHSMPGLSGKKTSELQMHYENNCEHLWSRNEL
- the folP gene encoding dihydropteroate synthase — translated: MSKTTIQCGPYTLDYGKKTIVMGILNATPDSFSDGGKYCHQDLAVKRALEMVENGADIIDVGGESTRPGFDPVSADEELRRVLPVIEAISKEVDVPISIDTYKAEVARQAIEAGAHIINDVWGAKADPEMASTAAETGAPIILMHNRKDMEYTSFFRDVMNDLYESIALVKSAGVKDENIILDPGIGFAKDLNYNLEMMRDLDKLVAIGYPVLLGTSKKRMIGTILDLPVEERTEGTGATVCYGIQKGCQMIRIHDVKEMSRMAKMMDALMGKGEYNG
- a CDS encoding peptidyl-prolyl cis-trans isomerase; amino-acid sequence: MEKRQLLMIIAGLVLLNLITLAFLLFKGDGSREAVAKIGGEKITRQDWMSEMETKYGKSTLSELIDQKVIEEAGEKYGVKISDKAVDLELKMVKTMYGGNFTDEMSEDKWRRQIKNNLILEELLTSDVSVSEEEMKSYYEENSSQFHIPDTYHISQIIVKTKEEAEQTVKELEEGSSFSVLAMERSIDEFTANLGGNAGYVSEDDEHIPAEVLEQVKDLKPGKWTKPVKTEDGYAVVMLHEHLKGEKYSFKEVKNMIRRQIALEQMDVPVSAKPFWKETDVEWFYGEQ
- the hslO gene encoding Hsp33 family molecular chaperone HslO — its product is MSDYLVKALAYDGQVRAYASCTTETVGEGQRRHYTWPTASAALGRAMTAGVMMGAMLKGDNKLTIKIEGGGPIGAILVDSNANGEVRGYVTNPQTHFDLNEQGKLDVRRAVGTEGTLTVVKDIGMREHFTGQVPLVSGELGEDFTYYFVTSEQVPSSVGVGVLVNPDNSILAAGGFILQLMPGTDEETITLIENRLKEIPPVSKLIQQGLTPEELLETILGKDNVKFLEKLPVSFTCTCSKERFANAIISLGEDEIQQMIDEDGQAEASCHFCNEKYHYTKEELEELKNEVK
- the pabA gene encoding aminodeoxychorismate/anthranilate synthase component II: MIYMIDNYDSFTYNLVQYLGELGEELVVKRNDETSISEIGSMQPKFLMISPGPCSPNEAGISLKAIEAFAGKIPVFGVCLGHQSIAQVFGGDVVQAERLMHGKTSDIFHDGKSIFKDLPNPFPATRYHSLIVKKETLPECLEVSAWTAEGEIMAIRHKELPVEGVQFHPESIMTTAGKELLQNFIQHYKASLQAEGL
- the pabB gene encoding aminodeoxychorismate synthase, component I, which produces MKHLQIHAKKIPYTYNRFFRTYRSLSEGLPHHVLLESGRGGRYSIAAFEPEAILTGKNSQLEITADGEKQVLEGNPLHLMQEWLNQYNADKLEELPDFQGGAIGFISYDYARYIEKLPDEARDDLQIPDIHFFIYKDCFVFDHETEQLWLLFLYEKGEEHSIEERADNWEQRWKNESGEPSKKAGYRPAEQTLGVSMNEEEFQSAVRSVQGYISQGDVFQVNLSVRQSRPIHIQAMDVYEQLRVLNPSPYMGYFHTPAYQLVSASPELLIKKKGNTVSTRPIAGTRSRGKDHEEDLKLASELIENEKERAEHVMLVDLERNDLGRVCEYGTVEVDEFMVIEKYSHVMHIVSNVKGELAEGKNAVDIIDAVFPGGTITGAPKVRTMEIIEELEPVTRGPYTGSLGWINFSGDLELNIIIRTMLVKDGQAHVQAGAGIVIDSNPKNEYKESLKKAIALWKAKELAEQAKGDQL